In one window of Nitrospirota bacterium DNA:
- a CDS encoding phosphoesterase encodes MLPTVTTSSPRTPGSVQAPDIVLYHAECTDGFGAAWAIWKKFPSATFIPAKHGFPPPPGLAGRHVVIADFSYVRPMLEAMAQEAASLLILDHHITAQQALEGFPHAYFDQKKSGAVLAWEWAHQSPAPWLLQYVQDKDLWQWALPDSREVTAALSSYPFDFALWDSFHREALVAEGKAILRYEQEMIGKILAEAVTVMFHGHKVPAVQSAILTSQIGERLAKGRPFCLIWHDKDGRRYFSMRSAPDGIDVAAIAVQHGGGGHTHAAGFSVPLGEAGPDPLAPLAQSAGETSTVKS; translated from the coding sequence ATGCTGCCCACCGTGACGACCTCCTCCCCACGAACGCCCGGCTCGGTCCAGGCTCCGGATATCGTCCTCTACCATGCCGAATGTACGGACGGTTTCGGGGCCGCCTGGGCCATCTGGAAAAAATTCCCCTCGGCGACATTCATCCCGGCCAAACACGGCTTTCCGCCCCCGCCGGGCCTGGCCGGCCGCCACGTCGTCATTGCGGATTTCAGCTACGTCCGGCCGATGCTCGAGGCCATGGCCCAAGAGGCGGCCAGTCTCCTGATCCTGGATCATCACATCACGGCCCAGCAGGCGCTGGAAGGATTTCCTCACGCCTATTTCGACCAGAAAAAGTCCGGCGCCGTGCTGGCCTGGGAATGGGCCCACCAGTCGCCGGCCCCCTGGCTGCTCCAGTACGTCCAGGACAAGGACTTGTGGCAATGGGCGCTCCCGGACAGCCGGGAAGTCACGGCGGCCCTTTCCTCCTATCCCTTCGACTTTGCCCTCTGGGACAGCTTCCACCGCGAGGCCCTGGTCGCCGAAGGCAAGGCCATCCTCCGGTACGAGCAGGAGATGATCGGCAAGATTCTCGCCGAAGCCGTCACGGTCATGTTCCACGGGCACAAGGTTCCCGCGGTGCAGAGCGCGATCTTGACCAGCCAGATCGGCGAGCGGCTGGCCAAGGGGCGGCCCTTCTGCCTTATCTGGCACGACAAGGACGGCCGGCGCTATTTCAGCATGCGGTCGGCTCCCGACGGGATCGACGTGGCGGCCATCGCCGTCCAGCATGGAGGTGGAGGCCATACCCATGCAGCCGGCTTCTCCGTGCCGCTGGGCGAGGCCGGCCCGGACCCGCT
- a CDS encoding branched-chain amino acid aminotransferase, which yields MWIYLNDRFVDRKEALVSVFDHGFLYGDGVYETLRTYGGRFFMLQQHLARLQRSARLIGLTVPILEQEWPALLRESVERNRLADAHLRITLSRGEGELGLDPALCPRPTLVIMARPIAQYPAHLFEEGVPLTLAVTRRNLATALPPQIKSLNFLNNILAKREAGQAGTFDALMLNAEGLLTECTTSNFFFVSGGGLYTPSVDCGILDGITREVVLTLAREDGISVEEGRYPAEALAHAEEVFLTNTSMEIMPVHSLDQAPIGAGRPGPVARRLRELFHSNLARFLT from the coding sequence ATGTGGATCTATCTGAACGACCGGTTCGTGGACCGGAAAGAGGCGCTGGTCTCGGTCTTCGACCATGGCTTCCTCTATGGGGACGGGGTCTATGAGACGCTCCGCACCTATGGCGGACGCTTCTTCATGCTCCAGCAACACCTCGCCCGGTTGCAGCGCTCGGCACGCCTGATCGGGCTGACCGTTCCCATCCTCGAGCAAGAGTGGCCGGCGTTATTGCGGGAGTCGGTGGAGCGCAACCGCCTCGCGGACGCCCACTTGCGCATCACCCTCTCCCGCGGCGAAGGCGAGCTGGGCCTGGACCCGGCCCTCTGCCCGAGGCCCACCCTGGTCATCATGGCCAGGCCTATCGCCCAATATCCGGCCCACCTGTTTGAGGAGGGAGTCCCGCTGACGCTGGCCGTGACGAGACGCAACCTCGCCACAGCCCTGCCGCCCCAGATCAAGTCGCTGAATTTCCTGAACAACATCCTGGCGAAGCGGGAAGCGGGGCAGGCCGGGACCTTCGATGCCCTCATGCTCAATGCGGAGGGGCTGCTCACCGAATGTACGACGAGCAATTTCTTTTTCGTGTCCGGCGGTGGCCTCTACACGCCTTCCGTGGACTGCGGCATTCTGGACGGCATTACCAGGGAGGTCGTCCTGACCCTGGCCCGTGAGGACGGCATTTCCGTCGAAGAAGGCCGTTATCCGGCCGAGGCCCTGGCCCATGCCGAAGAGGTCTTTTTGACCAATACCTCGATGGAAATCATGCCGGTGCATTCGCTCGACCAAGCCCCCATCGGAGCCGGACGTCCAGGACCCGTGGCCAGGAGGCTCCGGGAGCTGTTCCACTCCAACCTCGCGCGATTCCTCACGTAG
- a CDS encoding AURKAIP1/COX24 domain-containing protein, with the protein MSSVLKKRRKKMRKHKHKKLRRKQKFLRRRA; encoded by the coding sequence ATGTCCAGTGTTCTCAAGAAGCGCAGGAAGAAGATGCGCAAACACAAGCACAAGAAACTGCGCAGAAAGCAAAAGTTCCTGAGGCGCCGGGCTTAG
- a CDS encoding ABC transporter ATP-binding protein yields MSYYSRFLPFLRPYLPQMAGAAVLVMAVALLNLALLRLAGFLWDIITVRHDAAGMTRTIGLFLGLVLAQGLLSMGHSYLTAWVSQRIMADFRTHLFGHLQRLSLSFFAKRRTGEILSRLMNDVGVIQATVTETPIDSAKQVVTFIGGVAFLLVMNWRLCLLILLLLPLLVLVARFFGKKLRALSTSMQDQTASVTTLAEEVLSGIRVVKSFVQTAREEARFARYSQQALQLALRRATVLALFVPTITLLTFAAAAAVLWYGGRQVIDGAVSPGDLFAFVLFAGILIGPFGSAARVFAQIKEAQGAMQRVFEILDTQPEIHDRPDAIDLPPIAGHVKADAVSFAYDPRQPVLSDVSFEAKPGEVIALVGPTGSGKTTLVNLLHRFYDPTIGRLTIDGYDLRHIRLDSLYRQIALVPQETVLFGGTILENIRYGRETATEADIMAASRAANAHDFITAMPDGYQTVVGEKGVNLSGGQRQRLAIARAVLKNPRILMLDEATSALDAESERLVQEALDRLMAGRTTIVVAHRLTTIQKADRILVLSKGRIVEQGTHASLMEQKGLYHYLYTLRVEEMQAESWKV; encoded by the coding sequence ATGTCCTACTACTCCCGCTTTCTGCCGTTCCTCAGACCCTACCTGCCGCAGATGGCCGGGGCGGCCGTGCTGGTCATGGCCGTGGCCCTGTTGAACCTGGCCTTGCTGCGGCTGGCCGGCTTCCTGTGGGACATCATCACGGTCCGGCACGACGCCGCCGGCATGACCCGCACGATCGGCCTCTTTCTCGGTCTGGTCCTGGCCCAAGGCCTGCTTTCGATGGGCCATAGTTACCTCACCGCCTGGGTTTCCCAGCGCATCATGGCCGACTTCCGGACCCACCTGTTCGGCCACCTGCAGCGGCTCTCCCTCAGCTTCTTCGCCAAACGCCGCACCGGGGAAATCCTCTCCCGCCTCATGAACGACGTGGGCGTAATCCAGGCCACCGTGACCGAAACGCCGATCGACTCGGCCAAGCAGGTGGTCACCTTCATCGGCGGCGTCGCCTTCCTGCTCGTCATGAACTGGCGGCTCTGCCTGCTGATCTTGCTGCTGCTCCCCCTCCTGGTCCTGGTCGCCCGTTTCTTCGGGAAAAAACTCCGCGCGCTCTCGACCTCCATGCAAGACCAGACCGCCTCCGTCACGACGCTGGCGGAAGAGGTCCTGTCGGGTATCCGCGTGGTCAAGTCCTTCGTGCAGACCGCCAGGGAGGAGGCGCGGTTCGCCCGCTATTCGCAACAAGCCCTGCAGCTCGCCCTGCGCCGCGCAACGGTCCTGGCCCTGTTCGTCCCGACCATCACCCTGCTAACGTTCGCGGCCGCCGCGGCGGTCCTCTGGTACGGAGGCCGGCAGGTGATCGACGGGGCCGTGTCGCCGGGGGATCTGTTCGCCTTCGTCCTCTTCGCCGGCATCCTGATCGGCCCCTTCGGCTCCGCGGCCCGGGTCTTCGCCCAGATCAAGGAAGCCCAGGGCGCCATGCAACGGGTGTTCGAGATCCTCGACACCCAACCGGAGATTCACGACCGGCCTGATGCGATTGACCTGCCGCCCATCGCCGGCCATGTCAAGGCCGACGCGGTCAGCTTCGCCTACGACCCCAGGCAGCCGGTCCTCTCGGACGTCTCCTTCGAGGCGAAGCCGGGCGAAGTGATCGCCTTGGTCGGCCCGACCGGCTCGGGGAAAACGACCCTCGTGAACCTCCTGCATCGCTTTTACGACCCAACAATCGGCCGGCTGACGATCGACGGCTATGACCTCCGACATATCCGGCTGGACAGTTTGTACCGGCAGATTGCCCTGGTACCCCAGGAGACGGTCCTGTTCGGAGGGACCATCTTGGAGAATATCCGCTACGGGCGAGAAACGGCCACCGAGGCCGACATCATGGCCGCCAGCCGCGCCGCCAACGCCCACGACTTCATCACCGCCATGCCGGACGGGTATCAGACGGTGGTCGGCGAGAAGGGCGTCAACCTCTCCGGCGGGCAGAGACAGAGGCTGGCGATCGCGCGGGCGGTGCTGAAGAACCCGAGAATTCTGATGCTCGACGAAGCGACATCAGCTCTGGATGCCGAGTCCGAGCGGTTGGTGCAAGAGGCGCTGGACCGGTTGATGGCCGGACGGACCACGATCGTCGTGGCTCACCGCCTCACTACGATTCAAAAGGCCGACCGGATTTTAGTGCTGAGCAAGGGCCGGATCGTCGAGCAAGGCACCCACGCCTCGCTCATGGAGCAGAAGGGGCTCTACCACTACCTCTATACGCTGCGCGTGGAAGAAATGCAGGCAGAAAGTTGGAAAGTCTGA
- the maf gene encoding septum formation protein Maf: MALVLASTSPRRKDLLALLRIPFEIAAPHFIEHLRGDLAPEEQARQFADGKAQSCAMRFPDRLILGSDTLIALNGEVLGKPADLVDARSMLQKLSGRRHLIHTAVALRRQADAVQDVAVETVLVWMKAFDEAELEAYLHTGESLGKAGAYSIQGIGGRFIERIEGDYTAAVGLPLRLTADLLRGRGLAVPVDVDELYRSKPYPNWRRFER, from the coding sequence ATGGCTCTTGTGCTGGCCTCGACCTCGCCGCGCCGCAAAGACTTGCTGGCCTTGCTCCGGATTCCCTTCGAGATCGCCGCGCCGCATTTCATCGAGCATCTGCGCGGGGACCTGGCTCCGGAAGAACAAGCCAGGCAATTCGCGGACGGCAAAGCGCAATCCTGCGCGATGCGTTTTCCGGATCGGCTGATTCTGGGGAGCGACACGTTGATCGCGCTCAACGGCGAGGTGTTGGGCAAGCCGGCCGACCTTGTGGACGCCCGTTCCATGTTGCAGAAACTGTCCGGCCGCCGACATTTGATTCATACGGCCGTGGCGCTCAGGCGGCAGGCCGATGCGGTGCAGGATGTGGCGGTTGAAACGGTCTTGGTCTGGATGAAGGCCTTCGACGAAGCCGAACTGGAAGCCTATCTGCACACGGGGGAAAGTTTGGGGAAGGCCGGCGCCTATTCGATTCAGGGCATCGGCGGGCGGTTCATCGAACGGATCGAGGGCGACTATACGGCGGCCGTCGGCCTGCCGTTGAGGCTCACGGCCGACTTGCTCCGCGGGCGCGGCTTGGCCGTTCCGGTGGACGTGGATGAGCTGTATCGCTCCAAGCCCTATCCGAACTGGAGAAGGTTTGAACGATAA
- a CDS encoding tRNA-dihydrouridine synthase, giving the protein MSFWQTLPRPIIGLSPMDGVTDAAFRLAVARQGPSDVTFTEFTSVGDVCRGPDHLLSTFLYSEEERPVVAQLYGKHPDLFYLAAHVVCELGFDGLDINMGCPSKNVASSGSGAALIKTPDLAHAIMRATRQGILDWANGQTLAQAGLKASRVDLIRAMNVKRHGRPSPPRRAIPLSVKTRLGYDSVVVEDWIGHLLEEQPAVISVHGRTLQQMYRGEADWHAIERAAAIVRGTSTLLLGNGDVQSMDDVVRRVRESKVHGVLVGRGALGNPWFFRRKELARQAARDGAPVTSSSLDEALSLADRFRVMVEHARLFEGIERADRFPHIRKHLGWYCKGFPHAAAMRARMVRASSSADVERIVAEHLASDPSAGAASVATSRPALPTSLSCA; this is encoded by the coding sequence ATGAGCTTCTGGCAGACTCTTCCCCGGCCGATCATCGGCCTCTCTCCGATGGATGGCGTCACGGACGCGGCGTTTCGTCTGGCGGTGGCGCGGCAAGGGCCCTCCGATGTCACCTTCACCGAGTTCACGAGCGTCGGCGACGTCTGCCGCGGTCCCGACCATCTGCTTTCGACCTTCCTCTACAGCGAAGAAGAACGGCCCGTGGTCGCGCAGCTGTACGGGAAACACCCGGACTTGTTCTATCTGGCGGCTCATGTGGTCTGCGAACTGGGGTTCGACGGATTGGACATCAACATGGGTTGTCCCTCCAAGAACGTGGCCTCGTCCGGATCGGGCGCCGCCCTGATCAAGACGCCGGACCTGGCCCATGCCATCATGCGCGCAACGCGACAGGGCATCCTGGATTGGGCGAACGGCCAAACCCTGGCCCAGGCAGGCCTCAAGGCCTCGCGCGTGGACTTGATCCGGGCGATGAACGTGAAGCGCCATGGCCGGCCCTCGCCCCCCCGCCGCGCCATCCCCCTGTCCGTCAAGACGAGACTGGGCTACGACTCGGTGGTGGTGGAGGATTGGATCGGGCATCTGCTGGAGGAACAGCCGGCGGTCATCTCGGTCCATGGCCGCACGCTCCAGCAGATGTACAGGGGCGAGGCGGACTGGCACGCCATCGAGCGGGCCGCCGCCATTGTTCGCGGGACCTCCACGCTGCTCTTGGGCAATGGGGACGTGCAGTCGATGGACGACGTGGTCCGGCGGGTGCGGGAGAGCAAGGTCCATGGCGTGCTGGTGGGCCGTGGGGCCTTGGGCAATCCCTGGTTCTTCCGGAGGAAGGAACTGGCTCGTCAGGCCGCCCGTGACGGCGCGCCGGTCACGTCTAGCTCCTTGGATGAGGCGTTGAGTCTGGCGGATCGGTTCCGCGTGATGGTGGAGCATGCCCGGCTGTTCGAGGGCATCGAGCGGGCGGACCGGTTCCCGCACATCCGGAAACACCTGGGCTGGTACTGCAAGGGCTTCCCCCACGCCGCCGCCATGCGCGCACGGATGGTCCGGGCTTCCAGCAGCGCCGATGTGGAACGGATCGTGGCGGAGCATCTGGCGTCCGACCCCTCGGCGGGTGCGGCGTCTGTCGCAACGTCCCGTCCTGCGCTGCCCACCAGCCTGTCCTGCGCCTGA
- a CDS encoding DUF692 family protein: protein MSVGEQAFRRRAAHIAPHGLGLSVDVYTPDLFELLGALEAAGARADYLEIFRASLPALQTVRQQCASLPLECHAEGLWLTQPDWQQAYPADRELEALALQLRALGCQWMTHECAAKQMAGYSFGTYLPPMFTTAGAEVTADNVTLAQARLDRDAGLSHGDSPLLLLEVPPWTYFGLGDLSVPDFFRTVTDRTACGLVLDIGHLWTVYRYSGAWRGQPLEEFVAEFLNAFPLERVVQIHVAGLAEHEAAVSAHGRSGGSDRLPFWIDTHGAPIPPVLFDMLEQVLAHPHLTQLKGLALEVDTKAVPMIVQEFRQFRERFGRSSCPSPGRQEKGASVEASSSSALGCSGDAAALRRQYEAYAQLAAGQNDVLMPMLVGEPNGLDRYRHEYLPHEILHWGGELTDMFPATCRELERAGLALERFIQFWFRESRPIDAPYDFFLLKIERFVEFVREVLPGAQATALREATELRGAYRQASDTVQVLT, encoded by the coding sequence ATGTCGGTTGGTGAGCAAGCCTTCCGCCGCCGCGCCGCGCACATTGCGCCGCATGGCCTCGGTCTGTCCGTGGACGTCTACACCCCGGACTTGTTCGAGTTGTTGGGCGCGCTGGAAGCAGCAGGGGCGCGAGCCGACTACTTGGAAATCTTCCGGGCTTCCCTCCCGGCGCTCCAAACGGTCCGGCAACAGTGCGCGTCGTTGCCGCTGGAATGCCACGCCGAAGGGTTGTGGCTGACGCAGCCGGACTGGCAACAGGCCTATCCGGCGGATCGGGAGCTGGAGGCGCTCGCCTTGCAGCTCCGGGCGTTGGGCTGCCAGTGGATGACGCACGAATGTGCCGCCAAGCAGATGGCCGGCTATTCGTTCGGCACCTATCTCCCTCCCATGTTCACGACAGCCGGCGCCGAGGTAACGGCGGACAATGTCACGCTGGCCCAGGCTCGACTCGACCGGGATGCCGGCCTGTCTCATGGGGACAGCCCTTTGCTGCTGCTGGAGGTGCCGCCCTGGACCTACTTCGGCTTGGGCGACCTGTCCGTGCCCGACTTCTTTCGAACGGTCACGGATCGCACTGCTTGCGGCCTGGTCTTGGACATCGGCCATCTCTGGACGGTCTATCGCTATAGCGGGGCTTGGCGCGGGCAGCCCCTTGAGGAATTTGTCGCGGAGTTCTTGAATGCGTTTCCGCTTGAGCGGGTCGTGCAAATTCACGTGGCCGGCTTGGCCGAACATGAGGCGGCCGTATCGGCTCACGGCAGGAGCGGGGGCAGCGATCGGCTTCCGTTCTGGATCGACACGCATGGGGCTCCCATCCCGCCGGTGTTGTTCGACATGCTGGAGCAAGTTCTGGCCCATCCCCATCTGACGCAGCTCAAAGGCCTGGCCTTGGAAGTGGATACGAAAGCAGTGCCGATGATCGTCCAGGAATTCCGACAGTTCCGGGAACGGTTCGGGCGAAGCTCCTGTCCGAGCCCTGGCCGGCAGGAGAAAGGGGCGTCGGTGGAGGCCTCTTCATCGTCGGCGCTGGGGTGTTCCGGGGATGCCGCAGCCCTGCGTCGGCAATACGAAGCCTACGCGCAGCTTGCGGCGGGACAGAATGACGTGCTCATGCCCATGCTGGTGGGTGAACCGAACGGGCTGGATCGGTACCGTCACGAGTATCTGCCCCATGAAATCCTCCACTGGGGCGGTGAACTCACGGATATGTTTCCGGCCACCTGCCGCGAATTGGAGCGAGCCGGCCTCGCTCTGGAGCGGTTCATCCAATTCTGGTTCCGGGAGTCCCGTCCAATCGACGCCCCCTATGATTTCTTTTTGTTGAAGATCGAGCGGTTCGTGGAATTTGTGCGCGAGGTCCTGCCCGGCGCCCAGGCGACGGCCTTGCGAGAAGCAACGGAGTTGCGCGGGGCCTACCGGCAGGCGAGCGATACGGTGCAGGTTCTGACATGA
- the nadB gene encoding L-aspartate oxidase, which produces MNADRSTRRPAQSARAAEGPVADFLVIGSGVAGLRAAIELSRHGRVIMLTKGHPLESSSIYAQGGVAVALSEEDDVAIHLTDTVKAGHGLCREEAVRVLVEEGPARIQELITWGARFDKVGDKFAFAREAAHSRSRILRARGDATGNEMVRVLLAEARRRKMIQHLGRHFTVDLVVVDGRCRGALVLNEVTGARFILPAQAVILTTGGAGQVYARTTNPPNATGDGMAMAYRAGAALEDMEFVQFHPTALYLPSSPPFLLSEAIRGEGGELRNIKGEPFMQRYHPAGTLAPRDIVARAIWSEMAATRSRHVYLDVTHLDAAFIKRRFPTIYSTCLRYDIDMTEEWIPVSPSAHYMMGGVKTDTMGATSLPGLFAAGEVACSGVHGANRLASNSLLEGLVFGARSAKAATVYAARGARAAAPVPSLRELDAGPPAEVEDADKLRSSLRRVMWGKVGLVRTRDSLVSATGQLSRWERAFNRPFTTRLALEVKNMVEVGRCIAEAALWRENSVGAHYRADFPDHRRPGWKVHSHMQQDSLLSDPGHESKRPRVVPLRAGKAKPA; this is translated from the coding sequence ATGAACGCCGATCGCTCAACTCGCCGGCCAGCCCAGTCCGCCCGGGCGGCCGAGGGCCCCGTCGCCGACTTTCTGGTCATCGGGAGCGGGGTGGCCGGCCTCCGCGCCGCGATTGAGTTGAGCCGCCACGGGCGCGTCATCATGCTGACCAAGGGACACCCGCTGGAGAGCAGCTCGATCTACGCCCAGGGGGGCGTGGCCGTGGCGCTCAGCGAAGAGGACGATGTGGCGATCCATCTGACCGATACGGTCAAGGCCGGCCACGGGCTCTGCCGCGAAGAAGCCGTTCGGGTGTTGGTGGAGGAGGGGCCGGCGCGCATCCAGGAGTTGATCACCTGGGGGGCTCGGTTCGACAAGGTCGGGGACAAATTCGCGTTCGCGCGCGAGGCCGCGCACAGCCGCAGCCGCATCCTCCGCGCGCGCGGGGACGCCACCGGCAACGAAATGGTCCGGGTGCTCCTGGCCGAGGCCAGGCGGCGGAAGATGATCCAGCACCTGGGGCGCCACTTCACCGTGGACCTGGTGGTGGTGGACGGCCGGTGCCGGGGCGCGCTCGTGCTGAACGAAGTGACCGGGGCGCGGTTCATCCTTCCGGCTCAGGCGGTCATCCTGACGACCGGCGGCGCGGGCCAGGTCTATGCGCGGACGACCAATCCCCCCAACGCCACCGGCGATGGAATGGCCATGGCCTATCGGGCCGGGGCCGCGCTGGAGGACATGGAGTTCGTGCAGTTCCATCCGACCGCCCTGTACCTTCCCTCCAGCCCGCCGTTTCTCTTGTCCGAGGCCATCCGTGGCGAGGGGGGCGAACTGCGCAACATCAAGGGGGAACCGTTCATGCAGCGGTACCATCCGGCCGGGACGCTCGCGCCGCGGGACATCGTGGCCCGGGCGATCTGGTCGGAGATGGCGGCGACCCGCTCCCGGCATGTGTATCTGGATGTAACCCACCTGGATGCGGCCTTCATCAAGCGGCGTTTCCCGACCATCTATTCCACCTGCCTCCGCTATGACATCGACATGACCGAGGAATGGATTCCCGTCTCGCCGAGCGCCCATTATATGATGGGCGGGGTCAAAACGGACACGATGGGAGCGACAAGCCTGCCCGGACTCTTTGCCGCCGGAGAGGTGGCTTGCAGCGGGGTGCACGGGGCCAACCGGCTGGCCAGCAACTCGCTGCTGGAGGGACTGGTGTTCGGCGCGCGTTCGGCCAAGGCGGCGACCGTCTATGCGGCGCGCGGGGCTCGTGCGGCTGCGCCCGTGCCGTCACTGCGGGAATTGGATGCAGGTCCGCCGGCGGAGGTGGAGGATGCCGACAAGCTCCGCAGTTCGCTGCGCCGGGTCATGTGGGGCAAGGTGGGGTTGGTCCGCACCCGGGACTCGCTGGTCAGCGCCACCGGGCAGTTGTCCCGTTGGGAGCGGGCGTTCAACCGGCCCTTCACGACGCGGCTGGCGTTGGAAGTCAAGAACATGGTGGAGGTCGGACGCTGCATCGCCGAGGCGGCGCTCTGGCGGGAGAACAGCGTCGGCGCCCACTACCGGGCGGATTTTCCCGATCACCGGAGGCCGGGCTGGAAGGTCCACAGCCATATGCAACAGGACAGCCTTCTGTCCGACCCAGGCCACGAATCCAAGCGTCCGCGCGTGGTTCCGTTGCGGGCCGGCAAGGCCAAGCCTGCCTAG
- a CDS encoding lytic transglycosylase domain-containing protein: protein MMVSARHDTPRTACAKGSKVLTGWGGGAMVAGMSKAWEHVRGALSNAASLGLALALLSVQLLFPVQPVDAGDVFYYVDREGTMHFTNTPTDSRFRKFRGPASAARSSTSVAQGADLTDTILRHSRQHRVDPALVRAVIKAESDFDPTAVSRAGAMGLMQLMPLTALRLNVRDPYNPEENVRGGAQYLRYLLDRFHGNVPLALAAYNAGETRVERYRNLPPIEETRHYVSKVLRFYHAFLSSESEALLRSAGAVTSSKASAPLVFAAPSVR from the coding sequence ATGATGGTATCTGCCCGGCACGATACGCCACGGACCGCCTGCGCGAAAGGGTCAAAGGTTTTGACAGGCTGGGGGGGCGGTGCTATGGTCGCCGGTATGTCGAAGGCTTGGGAACATGTCCGGGGAGCGTTGAGCAACGCGGCAAGCTTGGGCCTCGCCCTTGCGCTGCTCTCCGTCCAGCTCCTCTTCCCCGTCCAGCCGGTTGACGCCGGTGACGTGTTCTATTATGTGGATCGGGAGGGGACGATGCATTTCACCAATACCCCGACCGACTCCCGATTCCGCAAATTTCGCGGCCCGGCCTCCGCGGCCCGTTCCTCCACATCGGTCGCGCAGGGTGCCGATCTCACCGACACAATCCTCCGCCACTCCCGGCAGCACCGGGTAGACCCGGCGCTGGTCCGCGCGGTCATCAAGGCGGAATCCGACTTCGATCCCACGGCGGTGTCGCGGGCGGGAGCCATGGGGCTCATGCAATTGATGCCCCTCACGGCGCTGAGGCTGAATGTGCGGGACCCCTACAATCCGGAGGAGAATGTCAGAGGCGGGGCTCAGTACTTGCGCTACCTACTGGACCGCTTTCACGGCAACGTGCCGCTTGCCCTGGCGGCTTACAATGCGGGGGAAACCCGTGTGGAACGATACCGGAACCTGCCGCCCATCGAGGAGACACGCCACTACGTCAGCAAAGTACTCCGGTTCTACCATGCGTTCCTGTCCAGCGAGTCCGAGGCGCTGCTCCGATCGGCCGGGGCCGTCACGTCATCGAAAGCGTCCGCTCCCCTCGTCTTCGCCGCCCCGTCAGTCCGCTGA